The DNA sequence CTTCCATGTCGTAAGCAACCGGAAGCTGAACATATCCCCCAGTTTGAAGAAACACAGATTTCCGGTAAGCACAACCACATCCCACAAAATCCGCCACCCACTGAGCAACGGGATCAGCAGCAGAGATTGTTTCATTTTGATGATAAATTGCTGATCCAATCACCGCAGCATCAGGAAAGCGATCGAACAATTGCAGCAAGCGACCGAAGTAATCAGCATCGATCGGATAAGAATCATCATCAAAGCTGGCAACAATTTCATGCTTGGCGTGGGCGATCGCGCGATTACGTCCTCCACCGGGGCCGACTTGGCTGGGACTGCGAATGATTCTAATGTGCTGAAGATGTGCGATCGCAGGTTCCGTAACCGCATCATCTCCATCAATGTGAACAATAATCTCACTCGGTCGAGGCTGACAGGCTGAAATTTTTTCGAGTGCCTCGATTAATTGATCTACCCGATTGTAAGTTGGAATGATCGCAGTGATCGGACAAGTCTCTGTGTTTAGCACTGTTTTATCAGTTCTGAAGGGTGTCGATATCGAATGACTTGTGCTGGAACTCCAACCGCGATTGCATTGGCTGGAATATCTTTGGTCACGACGCTTCCCGCCCCGATCACGGCTCCATTCCCGATCGTGACTCCTTTGAGAATGGTGGCATTTGCCCCGATCCAAACGCGATCGCCAATATAAGTCGGTTGGGAAATTAAAGGCTGTGCTAGTGGTGGCAGAGCCGCATCAATGCCGTGATCATGATCGGTGATGTAGCAACCGGGGCCGATCGCGCAATCTTGCCCAACCCG is a window from the Cyanobacteria bacterium FACHB-DQ100 genome containing:
- a CDS encoding glycosyltransferase family 2 protein codes for the protein MLNTETCPITAIIPTYNRVDQLIEALEKISACQPRPSEIIVHIDGDDAVTEPAIAHLQHIRIIRSPSQVGPGGGRNRAIAHAKHEIVASFDDDSYPIDADYFGRLLQLFDRFPDAAVIGSAIYHQNETISAADPVAQWVADFVGCGCAYRKSVFLQTGGYVQLPVAYDMEEVDLSLRLHHLGWRILRSPWLRVFHNTALAHHLNPKITAASITNRALLAYLRYPPSYWGFAIAQCLNRVFWLIRHQRFAGILSGLIAIPQTLYQHQHHRQVVSSQSLSSYLHLRQTGHYESLPLDLLPTRCA
- a CDS encoding acyltransferase, encoding MIQRIIKALESRWCNAYYRFLGVKFQGYVWLNQVEIPRNFQQIEFEPECSIDRGVTLLCSGEKREQPKIYIGARTYVNRYTMLDASVSIRVGQDCAIGPGCYITDHDHGIDAALPPLAQPLISQPTYIGDRVWIGANATILKGVTIGNGAVIGAGSVVTKDIPANAIAVGVPAQVIRYRHPSELIKQC